The following is a genomic window from Nitrospira sp..
TACACGCCGAAGGGTGGAGAAAAAATCAAAGTCGCCTTCAACGTCGCGGAAGAATCCGCCATCCCCTGGGACGAGGCATCGGAGCTGCGCCTGAGCCGCATTCCCTATTTTCTCCGCGCTATGGTGAAAAAGGGCGTCGAGAAACACGCCCGCGAGAATAACGTTCCCCTGATCACCATTGAACTGATGGAAGAACTCCGAAAAAAGCGATTCGGCAACGACGCACCCGTCTTCAATTTCGATATGAAGGGGAAGGAGTGAGGTTGCCGCGCGGATAATCGACGCTGCGTTCCCTCATCAGCGCTCTATGGACACCTTCCAAAGCATCGCCACCGATCTGAACATCCTGATTCCGATCGTCAATCACTGGTTCCACCTGCTGTCCGCCATCATTTGGATCGGCGGATTGGCGTTTCTCGTCATGGCCGTGACTCCTGGCCTGAAGAAAGCTGTCGCCAAAGAGCAAATCAAGCCGATCAGCGATGCGTTTTACCAACACTATAAGAAAATCGCGGGCATTCTGTTAGTGGTGCTGCTGTTTACCGGCGGCGTCAATCTGCATTACGTCAATCAGGTGATGACATCGCAGACGCAACTCGGGATTCAACACAATGCCAAGTATCTAACCATTTTCTTTATTAAGCTCGGACTGGTCCTCTGCTTGCTGACGCTGTTTCTCTACACCGTTATCTTCAAGTCCGACGATGAGACCGAGGATGGCGAAGACTATGAAGTCATTCCCTATCAACGCGCCGCTCTCTGGATGGGTTTTTTCATCGTCCTCTGCGCCGCAGCGATGAAGCACCTTCACGTATAACCTAATCCCTCCATCGCCCTCTCGCTCGCACTGTATCAAAGCAGATAGCGCTCGTACCGGTTCCGATACATTAATGTATCGTCGATTTCTTCCTCTCATACAGCATCATTGTCGCTTTAATTTCGCATCATAAGAAATCAACGCTTTAGAACTCATCCGCACTGATGCGTATGGCGATTCATCTGGTACGTCCATTGCTTTACAACCTGGTAGCTTTTGTTTTTCCGCCGACACATTCGAAGAAAGGATCGTTCATTTTTACCATGACGCCTTGTTCACTCATCGCTCCATTCGACCTGCTATGGCATGGCGCGACGCCGCCAGTTACAGACCTTGTCTCTGAGGGTTCCCCTCTGCAGGGTGATGCGGCCGTTGGATTGTGCCCATCCAACGGCGCGCTGGCGCCTTCGTCCATGACCATGCGCGCCGTGCCTTCGAAAGGAGGCACGGCCTATTCGGAGACATCTCGTCGGCCACTATTATGAAAGGACTACCATGCTGACAACCCAACCTCAGGAAAAATTGGCCATGGAGAACAACTCAAGACTGGAACGGCCTCGTACGCAACAAGATCCGCCGCCACATTCAGCAAACCGCAAGCCGACTACCAGGCTGACCATCACCCTTCCCGTACAATTGGTCGATCAACTGCGAGACGCCGTCTACTGGACGCCACACACCACATTAGCCTGGCTCGTGGAAGATGCTCTTCGCGCCATTCTCGCGACGATGGAAGTCGCAAACCGGGGCCCATTCCCCCCTCGTGAGCAAGAATTGAAAGCAGGCCGCCCGCGCGGAGTACGAGGGGTCAAGCAAACCAAGGCAATCTTGATACGGCAACTGCCGCCTAACAGAGCGCCAGGCATGCCGCCAGAACAATGGGCCACGCCACTGAGAAAACCCATGCTGAACGGGCGGACCGGCGCGACCGACGCAGAAAAATACGTGAGGAACTAAGCGCCTACGGCGGCGCTATTCCCTCAAGAGAGATTCATGAGGGGAATATTAGGAGATACGCTGGCTGGAGAATGCGCGCTTGAACACCGTCTTGAGCCCGAAATAAGCAAATGAATCTTTCAGATTCGAGTAGAGGCGGTGGAACCGGCCCATCTCAGGATTCGTCACATATTCCATCGTCAACGCCACCCGCTCCTCGCCTTCCGCCAGCGGAGTAACCGCGTGCCAGAGCTTGTCGCCGTTGAAGATCACCATATCGCCGGGCTCGGTGATAAGCTCCAAGTGCTGCGTATCTTTCGACGGATCGTCCTTGAACAGGTCGCACACCAGCTTGCAATGCGACGACCGGTCGATCATTCCCATCAAAATCGTATAGCGCGCACCCTTGTAATACGACGTGTCGTAGTGAAACCCGATGTGATCGCCCGGCTCCGTGTAGTAATAGAGCGCGCAGGAATGCGGATCGTTATCGGGACAGAGCAACAGATTCGCGTGAACCAGCCGGTTGAGAAAGTTGCGATAGGCGGACGATCGATAGAGGTCGAGGAACAGCGGGGCCTGCTCCTGCACCGTATAGTAGCTGACGCTGCCGCCCTTCTTGTGGCCCGGGATATAGTTCCGGTTGATGCGCGGCTTGAGCCCTTCCACCTGCGGCACAAAGGCCGATTCAACAAACGCGCGCGGGAGAAACTGCTTGATGACAAGGAACTCGTTCTGATCCCAGTACGCCTTGTGCAACCGGTCGAAATCGAGCGCGGCCACAGCCTGGTCCACGGCTTCCGCCACTGACATTATGCCGGTCGTTTGCATCGTATGCCCTCCGTCTCTCGCATCGCTCACCCAACAGTCTCAACCGGACGCACCGGAGCTTGGCTAATTCAACACCGGGGCTTTGACTATCTCGACATCGGCTGGAGCCTTGAAATCGAAGACCTCTTCCCCCAATCCGAGATTCGGCTTCAACGACGAAAACTCGAACGTGGCCACATTCCCGCTGATCTCATGCAGCCACACCGTGCGAATGAAATAGGTCTTCGGGAACACTTCTACGACAATCCGTTGCAGATGCCGAGCCGGATCGGACTCGCGACCCTTCGGCA
Proteins encoded in this region:
- a CDS encoding conserved membrane protein of unknown function (Evidence 4 : Unknown function but conserved in other organisms; MaGe:77309459) codes for the protein MDTFQSIATDLNILIPIVNHWFHLLSAIIWIGGLAFLVMAVTPGLKKAVAKEQIKPISDAFYQHYKKIAGILLVVLLFTGGVNLHYVNQVMTSQTQLGIQHNAKYLTIFFIKLGLVLCLLTLFLYTVIFKSDDETEDGEDYEVIPYQRAALWMGFFIVLCAAAMKHLHV
- a CDS encoding hypothetical protein (Evidence 4 : Unknown function but conserved in other organisms; MaGe:77309460), giving the protein MLTTQPQEKLAMENNSRLERPRTQQDPPPHSANRKPTTRLTITLPVQLVDQLRDAVYWTPHTTLAWLVEDALRAILATMEVANRGPFPPREQELKAGRPRGVRGVKQTKAILIRQLPPNRAPGMPPEQWATPLRKPMLNGRTGATDAEKYVRN
- a CDS encoding 2OG-Fe(II) oxygenase (MaGe:77309461), which codes for MQTTGIMSVAEAVDQAVAALDFDRLHKAYWDQNEFLVIKQFLPRAFVESAFVPQVEGLKPRINRNYIPGHKKGGSVSYYTVQEQAPLFLDLYRSSAYRNFLNRLVHANLLLCPDNDPHSCALYYYTEPGDHIGFHYDTSYYKGARYTILMGMIDRSSHCKLVCDLFKDDPSKDTQHLELITEPGDMVIFNGDKLWHAVTPLAEGEERVALTMEYVTNPEMGRFHRLYSNLKDSFAYFGLKTVFKRAFSSQRIS